One Xiphophorus maculatus strain JP 163 A chromosome 23, X_maculatus-5.0-male, whole genome shotgun sequence genomic window, GACAAGGTGAAGGGTTGCGGCGGAGGCTACTGGGAAACGGGCcagctgtctctttaaaaaatgacaacagcCCAAACCGCCCCAGGCCTCGGCTTCAGCTATGCTAATGAGGTTAGTGCTGGTTGGCCGAGTCTGTATGGGGCCGCCTGTGATTGGAAGCTGGCCGTGGGGGAGGGGCTGGGCGTGGATGACAGCTGGGATCCAGTCAGCCTAGAGCAGGCTGgcaggagagagggaggaaaaataagaaCCGTAGAGAGGAAGACAGGCTGACAGACTTCACAATGCAAGGTTAGGCCCACTGCccatgtgttttctgtttttttgcgTGCGTTttcgatttaaaaaaaaaaaaaaaaagatttgtgagTGCTGTGTGtcggtgggggggggggagagagaTATGTATGGTTTGGGTGTGGCGCTGAAACGTGTGCGtgttctgtttctctttcacGCTCAGTGTGGGTTGGTGCTGTCGCAGCCGTTGAAGGAACTGAATAAGCGTGTGTCTAGCAGCGTCTGGGTGGAGTACTGCTGCTTGCTGCATTATCATCGGCTGCTGCCCCTCCCCCCCTCCTCTTACTCTAAATACGACCAGGAGGAGGGAGTGGAGGGAAGAAAGGCAAAGAGAGGGAGAATGAATGAATCACTGAATGAATTGTATTGTGTGTCTGGCCATGCTTGTTCCTCGTAGGCCTTGGGTATGCCAGTGTCCTTTACTCAAATTACTTTCCCTGCAGTCTCAACTTGgttgtatattttttctgaagagCTCTTTGTGATGGAGCACTTTAAGTTTTTCTGCGTGGCAATTGTCCCTTTGTGTGTTATGCAGTTGGCATGGTAGCGTTTTTGAGCCATCTGCAGTTAATGTGAATCACACTGCCTAATACAGTCCACTAGCATGCATATCCAGTGACTGTATCGGACATGCAGGcctgtatttttctcctttgtttttattcttatgtGAGCTTAATTTACTAGAAAGTCTTACTGTATGGAGAAACATTTGTCTTTCCAGACTCTCCCCTGTTCCATTATTATCAAAACCAGATTTTGATTAATTCTTCCTCAAAATCAGCAATTTTctaatgaattattttcagttatttcaagaaaatgcagtttcagGACTAACTAGCTTAAGATTTCTATTTCAAACTGTGATCTCAGTAAAACAAGCTTAAGATCTTTTAACACAATATGTCATAGCAAATCTTAATAGCCCAATCTTTTTTAAGATCCTGAAACTGTTATGACTAAAAGGAGTTTATTAAATCTGTTTACCGACATAGTACTTGAGATTTGcaattgtaatttaatttgatattaacatcatgtaaaaaaaatgaagctgctATAACAAATTGAGCTGGAGACCCTAATATATTGATATAGCAATATAATGAATTGCAagactaaaaacaataaattatacaTGGCACAAAATGAGTTTAAgatctttgtattttaataaatataattaaatattaaattcagtttttagtttataaTGAAGTCATCACGGCAACACAAGTTTGagatctttaaaatataaatttagctCAAGATCTTTAGAGTCATAATATATCTTGAAATCACATAATCTTGATTCAGTTAATAATTACATCATGAAAGCGTTAGAACACGAGCCCGAGGCCTGTCTTCATATGACAATGTGATAAATTCTGGTTTTTCAATTTGAGAGAACaagtcacaataaaacaagCTCAAGCTGTAATGGTTATTAAAATGAGATGAACAATTCGGCTCAaaatagcataaaaataaatagttatggATCACATCAGGTCGTTCGTTCACGTTATCTAAATAAGCTTCACGTGTGTCATGGTTGACCGTTCAGTGATAAAATGCAACTTGTGAACAATTTTAGAGAATTTCGTGTTAGGTGTGCGCTCATCCTAAATGCCACTTTGCTTGTTCCTGGATTCCAACGCAGCCTGGAAGCTGGCTGAGGTGTTTAAAAATCCGAGCCTGGGAAAGTCTGGAGTCCCTGAAAtggaaaatgtgcagaaacCCTGAATACTTGATTTCCAGCTTCAGCTACCAGCTCCCGTTCCTCCCCAGCAGTCTCGCCACCTCGTCCTGCCTTCTGTCCAAGTAAAACCGTTCCAGCAAACCGCACTCCAGCTCCAATGAAGTGCACACCTCTCACACGGCAGTGACAAGATAACGGCCACAGAAAATAATCTCATATGAAGCAGAATAGGGAAGaggtgtaaaagaaaaaaaaaaaaagacagtttgtgatgagtgtttctgcagtgtgttGGCAGAATTGCAGCATTAATTTGTTTTGGCAGTTCTGCTTTGGTTGGCAGAATGGAGAGTGACTATGGATGAGATTTGCCACCAAGTTCTGTGTTTATACTGGGAAGAGAGGGTAAAATAACTGGAAGATGTGGCTCTTCTAGACATGAGATGTAGGTCACAACTGACCCCCCTGCCAGCCCCCACATCCCACCACTATAAACCCATGAACCCCTCACTACCTCCTTCCAGACATCAATCAGTTTTTCACCCCTCACCCAGTTGTAGCACACCATCACCTCTGCTGCTACCTTCTAGGCTCTTTCGTGTGTGTCTACTGTCACATGGTACCCCGATCCTGTTCCCAGAAACGATACTGGACCACTTCATTGACCCGAGTCTCATCTTTCCTCTATGCAAAGACTCTTCAACCCAGATGTTCACTGCAAGGACGAGCAGACTCCTGGATGCACCATTAAAGATTTGGTTACACGTAACTTCGTAACCTTAAATCACATCAACACATACATGCAGTCATACATTTTCCTCTGTGTTGGTGTTGGAAAAAGAGAGTCATACGCTGTTTTTCTAAGGAGTAAAGCATTCAGCTATTTGTGCAgggggattttctttttgtacatcACATTGAGCAAGCCAGACGTGGAAAATGCAGACTGACTCATTAACCTTAAGTCTATTtagtcattttgaaaaacaagtgGTTGCATGCCATCCAGATTAATAAGGTGCTAGTATTGTTAAAAAGATGTAGATTGTATGGAAGCCTGGAAAGATTTAgtcttgttttcattcattcattcttttgtgtgtttggcCTTTTAAGCCCAGAGTACGGAACTCAAATCATCATCTATGTAGTATTAATAAACTTTTAGTAGGTACTTCCACATCTTTAGAGGGttataaatgttacaaaaaaactttatacaTTGTCATATaacttagaaataaattaaatgtatcaGTAATAGTTATACATTTATTGacataaatattgaaataattaaatgtttgtgttaaagGCATATATGATTCAGTATTTGCATAATTATTTCATAGttcttgaaattattttaactttaatcaGCTGACCAATCGGATCTGAAGTTAACAGAGAGGAACAAATCGTCTTTGCTTTAGCAGTGTAGCTTTGGACTTGATGCAATGGACCACATAAAAAAGTCCAGCTGTGCTGAGAAATGATTACTTAAGtagctaaataacttatattatgtaaaatatgaattttacaATGCAGATGTAAATATATTAACATCCTACTTCTAAGTTAATTTAtcacaaaatgttaactttaatgttttgtggATCCTGGCAGTTTTGATCCTCCATAAACATCTTTCTGGTTCTGATTAACTCAGGTATCCGACCCCCCATCCTGAATGGGCCAATGCACCCTCGGCCCCTGGTGGCCCTGCTGGATGGGCGCGACTGCACTGTGGAAATGCCCATCCTCAAAGACGTGGCGACCGTGGCTTTCTGCGACGCTCAGTCCACACAGGAGATACATGAGAAGGTAGAACAAGATCAGCTACCAACATCATTGGTTTATGACCTGAAAACATAATGACTGTCTTAAAACAGTGACTTCACTTATGGCGAACAATTTAACACGCTGATCATTCagataattcaataaaaatctgtcCACTGCAGGTGTTAAATGAAGCTGTGGCTGCTCTGCTGTATCACACTATAACTTTATCCAGAGATGACttggaaaagttcaaaggcCTACGGGTTATTGTCAGGATCGGCTCCGGCTTTGACAACGTTGACGTCAAAGCAGCTGCTGAGCTCGGTGAGATGGTCAGGTTTGCAGAATAATGTCAGAAACAAGCAGCTTTATGGCACAACAAGGCGAGCCTAACATCTCCTCCTTCCCCCATCATGCAGGCATCGCTGTCTGTAACGTGCCGGCAGCCTCGGTGGAAGAGACGGCCGACACGTCGCTATGTCTGATTCTCAACCTGTACAGGCGGGTCACCTGGATGCACCAAGCCCTGAGGGAGGGGACCCGGGCCTCCAGTGTGGAGCAGATCAGGGAGGTGGCTGGAGGTGCTGCTCGAATCCGCGGAGAAACGTTGGGCATCATAGGCTTAGGTGAGTGAACATGGTTCCCAAAGTTAATATAAAACCAAATTAAGCATAATGACTTGGAGTCAGATCATTTGTTCCCAACCTTAACCCggtcctgctgtttttaggaCGTGTTGGCCAGGCTGTGGCTCTGAGAGCTAAGGCGTTTGGATTTAGCGTAATCTTTTATGACCCATACCTGCCTGACGGCGTCGAGCGCTCGCTGGGCCTCCAGCGAATGGCCACGTTGCAGGACCTGCTCATACACTCTGACTGCGTGTCCCTGCACTGCAGCCTCAACGAGCACAACCACCACCTCATCAACGACTTCACCATCAAACAGGTCAGCAGATACAAAACCGCTTCCTCATCAAACTGGGATGGGCTTTTTAATACTCCATTAATTTTGAGTGTCACATTAATGAGATCTGATAGTAATGAAACAGTAGAGGGGAACATccttattttaacatttaaaagaatCAATATCAACAGATCAAATCAAAATTACTGATGAagtcattcttcttcttcttggtccTTTTCCACCGCTGTAGCCATATTTTCTTCTACAGTTTGAATCCACTTCACGTCCCCTAAACGTCTTCTTCTCTAATTAGACCAAATCCCTGCTGGCTTTCACCTGCTTTTAACAGAAAATTCGGCCTATCAGATCAATCTTAAAAGTCTCCGCTCCTAACTGTCGCATACACCCACTAAACAGAGAGCGAGTGCAACTTTCCGGCAAGCGTGTACAGATGGGTGGAGGGTGCATGTTTTTTCAAGTGGGAATGTTCACTATCAGCGCTTTGTGCCTTTCGattaatatatacagtacagaccaaaagtttggacacaccttctaattcaaagggttttctttattttcatgactatttataaggcaagaaatcccacttattaacctgacagggcaacacctatgaagtgaaaaccatttcaggtgactacctcttgaagctcatcaggaaaatgcagagtgtgtgcaaagcagtaatcacagctaaaggttgctactttgaagaaactagaatataaggggtattttcagttgttttacactgtttttgtttagtgcatatttccacatgtgttattcatagttttgatgccttcagtgtgaatctacaatgtcaatagtcatgaaaataaaggaaactcattgaattaaaaggtgtgtccaaacttttggtctgtactgtatatatgctCTTTTAATAGCTTAATATACTCCTCTGGGTTTTAGGCAGGAATGTTTCCTATAATTTTGTCTAGAATAACTCAAAAAAGGGTCACATTTTTGGAGTCTAGAAAGTCCAAAACACAagatttccatttgttttcGCCATCCACATATTAACGTCTTAGCATAAAAATGAGTTCTGGCAtcatattttattagatttaagCTTGTatgttatttacataaaatacaacCGGAAGTCAGGCTTATCAAACCTTGAAGGAGCATACAGAGCACAATTAGGTCCAAGAACTGATCCCTCAGGGATATCATGGTAGGATTTACATATAATTTAAGCTACtgcaatgtgtttttaatgtcaaaTAATATTCTATTAATAAGAAATCAAAATAACATTGTCTAccaatgtatttcatttgtaaGAATTTGACTAGACCCACTTCAGTTGTTTgataatgatttaaatattGCTTTTGGTCCTTTAGACATGTTGTCATTGTAGATTATAGAAATTAATCTTACACTAGATGTTTATGTATGTGTTTCTGTTATATAAAGCAGATAAATGAAAACTGCTTAGTCTCCAAGGCCCTACAGGTAAATCAGAGGGTGTATCATACAAACACTGCCAGTTGTGTTCATGAGCAGAAAACTAATTAACTCATCCCTGCTTGGCAGCCTCTCAAACTGCAGCTGCAGGTATTAAAGTATCTGCTGCTTCAAGCAGCAAAACTGCATAATAGCGTTACAGTGAGACTACCACAGTTTCACCTGCCTCCTCCTATTTAGACAAAACCTTTTTCAGGGGTTTGAGGTTTTGACTTTTCCCCTGCCTTTATGGCGAGTTTTGCTGTAGATAGTTTAAATCTGTTGCTCTTCTGACAGATGCGTCAAGGAGCGTTCCTGGTGAACACATCAAGAGGCGGGCTGGTGGATGAGAAAGCTCTGGCTCAGGCCCTGAAGGAGGGCCGGATACGTGGGGCCGCCCTGGACGTGCATGAGACAGAACCGTTCAGGTAGGAGCGCTGCATGAAGACCAGAGCCTGAGTTACTGCCTTACTTATACACACAGTATCAATGGATGTTAACAAGTTCTTACTCTTCATCAAGTTTTTCAACGGGCCCCCTGAAGGATGCCCCCAACCTGATCTGTACCCCTCACACATCCTGGTACAGCGAGCAGGCTTCAGTTGAGGCTCGTGAAGAAGCAGCCAGAGAAGTGCGCCGGGCCATCACTGGTGAGTGTACATGCTGAATAGGTAgcatacaaaacatttaaatattacaaaacatttaaatgtaaaaaagtataCAGTGGACCCCTGATATTCATGGAGGTTATGGAATAGAGCCGCCAGCGAAAAGCTAAAATCCTTCAATACTTGAGATTCCTTCTAGATACACTTAGAACTGACTATTTTAATAGTCCAAACACCTAATATGCACAATGAAAACCTACTTAGTACTACCATAGAAGCTAACATCCACAGTCTTCCTTATTCTCCCTCTTCGGAGTTCAGCCAATCGGCAGCtaggaaaataaatggtggTCTTCGACAATAGTATCTACTATTTGCAAAGCAGCAAAAGCTATTTGCTGCTTTGCAAATAGTAGCCAGTAGCGTATTGAgttgctgcattttctttcagatgttttagATATTCTCcacagaaaaatagaaagatgGGTGAATCTGAGTATTCAGTGATGATTAGGAGGGGGTCTGGTGTTGTTGAATGCCACGTTGATGATGTTTGTTTCCACTGCTTTCTATGGAGCACAATCATTAAACTTTATAAATTGTGGGATCTCACTGAACAATTAAGGCTACATGATGTCAGAAGAAATTTAATTGCGATGACTATTGATTGCTCTTAACTCccttcacatttttcatcacTCTGTCCTCACCAAGTCCTCTGCCATCAATATTTGATATTGCGATTTTGGTTCAGTGCAATGTGCAACTTCCTGGCAGATATTTTATACAAAAGGATTTTTTCCAATtgcaatatttcatattttgtattttggtgATTGTGATTTAATATAGTATGAAAATATATTCTCTTTTACAATCTGAGAAACCAGTTCTCACTGACCAGTGTCATTCATTTCTGAAGGGTTCCTACAACCTTGAAAAACAGATAACTGAtcgtaaaaaaaatgtttgctttttccattttctaaaaTTCCACATTACTAATgagaaaagtaaattaaataatgggaaaatatttaaatattaaatatttaggaaCCCTGTATGTGATGTTGCTCCAGGTCGTATCCCTGACAGCCTGAAGAACTGTGTGAATAAGGAGTATCTGATGGCCGCCTCCCAGTGGCCCACCATGGAGGCAGCTACTGTTCACCCAGAGCTTAATGGAGCTGCCTACAGGTGAGAGCAGTGAATGCTGACCAGGACAACACGGGGCCCTGTTGGCAGACAGGAAACaagctctcctcctccttctgttcCAGATTCCCCCCAGGTCTGATCAACGTCGCAGCAACGGGGGGCCTGCCAGGATCAGGCACAGGCGTGGAGAGCCTGGTTTCAGGAACCCTGGCGCATGGCATCGCCCCCGTCACCCACCCCCCTCACGCCCCTTCCCCGGGGCAGCCCACTAAGGCTGAAGGCGACAGAGACCTCCCCTCCGACCAATAGCCCCCTCTGCCAGCTCTGGCACATTCCGTCATCTCTGGAAACCAAACCCCCGTCGACCCCACCCGCTGCCTCACCTCGCCCCTTCAGGGTCGGACACAAAGCGACGCTCCGGTGCACGGGAAGCACCAGTCTGACCCTTCCTGGATCTCCGATCCTTCGTCTGATCAGACAACCAGCCCAGGAGTGACCCATCTACACCAATCCATCACCCCCACATCCCTCCATCCTCATCTCACGCACCAACCCTCACACCTCCCCACCCCCACAATGTCAGCAATAACTGTGTTCTCAAGGATTCAATTATTGGATTGGTTTTACTTCCTTAGCTGGCTgttgttttaatgaaagttGATCTTTTGTGGTTCTAGGTattgctgttttgctttttccgACATGAGGCTTTAGTCTGCTGCCTCCAGCAGGAACAGAACAGTTGAAGCTCCACTTTGTACATTAATGGCTCGTGTTACTactctcttctttttctgttgttgttgttgttttcatttttgttttcctggcCCCTATCTGCTTGTATTATGACTGGGGGAAACTGCTTATTACAGTAAGGCGGTCAGAATCTAGCCACCCTCCATCCCTTAAACCTCCTTGGCATTATTAGCAGAGGGTTTATAATGTAGTCTGTGTGGAGCTCTTTTAACTGTGAAACTATAGCGTTAAAccatttaaagaatgaaatcccCCTTTTGAGACTTTTCTCCCTTTATTTGCTCAAAGGTTTCTAGCAAGCAGCTAGAGACCAATCCATTTGGTTTTGGTCCCCAAAAGGAAATCTAAATcaagccagcagagggcgctctCTATCTGGCCTCCCGGTAACAGATCATTGATGCTACTTTAAGTGATGCAACGTAACAAACACGGAGAAACTGACTTAAAATTTTTCACCACCCTGcacatcctcatcctcctctcGTATCATGGCTCTCCCAGCACACTTGCACACACCAGTTCGCATCCACCAGTCCCTTCAGGTGTGACAGGACAGTATGGGTCAGATTTTCTGCAGGAGCAAACAGCGGCTAGCGTTCCTGCATGCTTGCATCTTCAAgacagtggtgtgtgtgtgtgtttgtgtgtgtgtgagtgagtgtttGCTCTCTcactctgttgttgttgttccaaAGGAGTCGTCCCTTACAGTTAACTCTTAAAATGCTGTTGCCCTGGTGTGAAGGGAACACCTATCTAGTACCTCATTAACAGATATTGAATGTACCGTGCATAcccttctatttttatttttttttgtttgttttctgtttttgtacagATTTTCTAGATGAAATTGTAGCAGTCATGACGAAATTAAGcggagacaaaaaaacaacaaaagatcccagttgaaataaatttgaaaactaCTCAGGCGTCACTAATAACGTGCATCTGTTTGCCTTTCTCACTCAGCTTAGCACAATTGTCAGACTTCAGGCTTTTAAAAAGTGATGTAAAAATTAGTCGATGAAGTGAAATAACTTGGACTAGGACGGTGGTAGTACATACTTGCGTTGCGTTTGACCACCTTTCTCATCAAGCTGCTGTCTATAGTGCATGTGAAGTCATTTTTACAGGGGAATCAGACTTCCCCCTAACCCTCTGTCCCTCTCCATCGAAGTGtttctccttcttttcttcAGTCGTAGTCCGTTTCCAGTGATGTACAGTTTGTCCCCCTCAGAGTCTATGAGCAACAGGTGGCTCCTCTGTCATGTGataagtatatatttttaaataaaaaaaacgaaaaacaaaaagtaaccCCATAGTTTGGATTATAATCTTAAAATCTCCTGTTGGTGATGATATATATTTTCCAGTCCAGCGGTGCACTGTTGTTTaaaaccgtttttatttttaaaggattaaCTCTCCGTGTTTGACATGTTgtactgaaacatttcagagaaaacgAGATCCCTGcctgtccccccccccccccccccctccttcgtccttgtcctcttcctcctttctttctcttaaATTTGTCGTTTCTGGCTTATATCCTGCGGGCCTTACTCGTTCTCTCCCTGTTACAGTAGCTGATATAGAAAGTTGCCATTGGAGCCACTCACTGCCTTAATACAGTCGACCACAGCAGGTGAAGCCAGGAGACGACAGCAGGGCCCCGGGGTCTCTGAATTAAAACTCCTCACTTCCCTCCACCCCCATACAGGCCTGAAATTACTGCACCGTGCATTTCCTGTTCCAGTCAAGAACCACATTTAGCCTTGTTTAAGCACGCACCGCTCGTTCcgcagtcacacacacacccggTGTGAGCACTGACTTTGCATTTAGATGGACCACATTTATTCTGCTGGTTTTGGTTTAATCAGATCCAGCCAGCTCTTGTCAGTTGCAGCAGCTGATAATTAACTCTCGTAAGACCGAATCGCCACCTTCGCCCACTGCGCTCGATAAGGACGGTGCGGTGGACACTGACGTAGTTTCAGCGAGAGTTGGTCATTtgtctctcctctctctctcagggTTCAAATGCACACATATCCTCCAGCAGTCGCCCCACGTGTCCTGTCCCTCGCCCCCCGAGGTTTTCCTCCCTCAGACTGTTGACCCCGATTGCCTGCGTCCTCACAGACTCTCGATCCTCGTTCTGTGCACAGATCCGAAccgtttttttgtctttttatttgtctttttggcACTGACATCTAACCATCTAACCAGGAATGAATGAATGCTTGAAAGTGACTGTGTGTAATGTTGAATTtgggaaatgtatttttacaacatgtgaaaaaaattttcCCCTCCTCCAATCACTCTCattgtgaattattttatttctttttttttttcaccagactgcaaaaacaaaaacaccagaaaaaaaatctgtaactaggcttttaagctttattttttttgtttttgtttacttttttattagaaacaatCATGTTTGTGATGGTAACCTCCAATGGTAAACTCAACACcgtattttaataaaagcctaaaaaattaaacatctggCGCCTACGTTTTTATCTATCTAAATCCTAGTGTTTTTCTTGCTGAACCTTTAAACTcttgagttttatttagtttttttaaagcagcttcTTGCCTGATTATTAGTGGTTAGTGTGTTGCAGACTGCTTTTGTGGTCTGAGGACGTGAAGCTGTGTTTAGCAAAGTTTTGCCACAAACAAAATTGTTTACCGCAGTTTGGCAGCTCTTTATATGGAGCAATGCAGTGCCAGGACGGCTGTGTAGGCCCATAGGGCTAAAAGACGGGACGGTGGGGGGATTATGGGCTTTAAAATTGCTTCCACATGCATATGACCAAGAGACTTCTCTTAAACAGTCAGCGATGCATTGTTGGTATTTATTTAGTGACTTCCAAGGATTGTTTTATCCCAGTTATTGACACCGAGGCAATTttagtgccttgcaaaactaAAATTGCAAGGCAGTTAATTTTCtaacattacaaccacaaacataaaggTATTTATTGGTATTTTCTATGATGTACTAACAAAGTGCTACATAATTGcaaagtagaagtaaaaagaTATGTTGcattcaatgtaaaaaaaaaataaaattctgtgaTATGGCTCATCTGAATTCTGCCCCTTTTAAATCATCCTTTCACAAAATCTAATGCAGTCAGTGGATTGGCACGACTGTACTTACCAAGACATGGCTGTTAAGCAAGAAGAGAGTAATCAGAAGCCCCATAATATCCTCAGAGGAGCTGCACAGATCAGCAGCCGAGGTGGGAAAAACTATTGAAAGGACGACTTGGTCATAACACTGGCATTTGTGAAAGAGAGGCAAAAAGAAAGCCATGTTGAGAGACGTCTGGTTTGCAGATTGTAAAGGTGTAGGGGACACACCGGTCTGATGGGACAAAAAGTGAGATTCTTAacttgcttttaaaaatgtttagggGAATAATTACACTACCGACCATCTCTATGGTGGTGTTCTCAAGTTGTTCAGTTTTTCTCCGAGGGAAGTCGGTCCCTGTTGAGAGAGAAGCATCTAAATCCGATTTAGATTTAAGTCTGAATGTTTCCTGGATCTCTGTGTCTAACAGCTTTGAAAA contains:
- the LOC102217139 gene encoding C-terminal-binding protein 1-like isoform X2, producing MQGIRPPILNGPMHPRPLVALLDGRDCTVEMPILKDVATVAFCDAQSTQEIHEKVLNEAVAALLYHTITLSRDDLEKFKGLRVIVRIGSGFDNVDVKAAAELGIAVCNVPAASVEETADTSLCLILNLYRRVTWMHQALREGTRASSVEQIREVAGGAARIRGETLGIIGLGRVGQAVALRAKAFGFSVIFYDPYLPDGVERSLGLQRMATLQDLLIHSDCVSLHCSLNEHNHHLINDFTIKQMRQGAFLVNTSRGGLVDEKALAQALKEGRIRGAALDVHETEPFSFSTGPLKDAPNLICTPHTSWYSEQASVEAREEAAREVRRAITGRIPDSLKNCVNKEYLMAASQWPTMEAATVHPELNGAAYRFPPGLINVAATGGLPGSGTGVESLVSGTLAHGIAPVTHPPHAPSPGQPTKAEGDRDLPSDQ
- the LOC102217139 gene encoding C-terminal-binding protein 1-like isoform X1, with protein sequence MALMDKTKHVKRQRLDRICEGIRPPILNGPMHPRPLVALLDGRDCTVEMPILKDVATVAFCDAQSTQEIHEKVLNEAVAALLYHTITLSRDDLEKFKGLRVIVRIGSGFDNVDVKAAAELGIAVCNVPAASVEETADTSLCLILNLYRRVTWMHQALREGTRASSVEQIREVAGGAARIRGETLGIIGLGRVGQAVALRAKAFGFSVIFYDPYLPDGVERSLGLQRMATLQDLLIHSDCVSLHCSLNEHNHHLINDFTIKQMRQGAFLVNTSRGGLVDEKALAQALKEGRIRGAALDVHETEPFSFSTGPLKDAPNLICTPHTSWYSEQASVEAREEAAREVRRAITGRIPDSLKNCVNKEYLMAASQWPTMEAATVHPELNGAAYRFPPGLINVAATGGLPGSGTGVESLVSGTLAHGIAPVTHPPHAPSPGQPTKAEGDRDLPSDQ